A single genomic interval of Shewanella psychropiezotolerans harbors:
- a CDS encoding AbgT family transporter, with translation MANEQIASGKLGRILDGIERVGNKLPDPAMLFLILLFAVWGLSALLSGVSFEAIDPRTSSPIEVKNLLSADALTHFLTSMVTTFTAFAPLGVVLVAMLGVGVAENSGFINTALKKMLKVTPLKFLTPAVVLVGIISHTATDAGYVVVIPLAGVIFFTVGRHPLAGIAAAFAGVSGGFCANFIPSGIDPLLQSFTQSAAQIVDPDIQINPLNNWFFAASSCIPIVLVIWYLTDKVLEPRLNRTHKVNTEEVDVPSMEESTPKEEKAFRVASLVMLAAIIGFFSLTISETSTLRDANGSLTSFSAPLMQSIVPLIFIFFVIPGVVYGYMTGTFKNSSDVVQAMSKSMSGMAHYIVMAFFCAQFVAAFSASNLGALIAVEGASGLQAMNLPAEVTVIGMIMLVAFVNLFVGSSSAKWALIGPVLVPMLMQLNISPDLSQAAYRVGDSSSNIITPLMPYFPLVVVYCQRYVKNIGIGTLISMMLPFSLCLLALWSSWLLIYWSIGLPLGLGASYTY, from the coding sequence ATGGCAAATGAACAGATTGCCTCGGGTAAGCTTGGGCGGATTTTAGATGGTATCGAAAGGGTCGGTAATAAATTACCTGATCCGGCCATGTTATTTCTTATTTTACTTTTTGCGGTATGGGGATTATCAGCGCTACTGTCAGGAGTGAGTTTCGAGGCAATAGATCCTAGAACCAGTTCACCGATAGAAGTAAAAAACCTACTCAGTGCAGATGCGTTAACTCATTTCTTAACTAGCATGGTAACCACATTTACCGCCTTTGCACCCTTGGGGGTTGTGCTGGTTGCTATGTTAGGTGTGGGGGTTGCTGAGAATTCAGGTTTTATCAATACCGCGCTTAAAAAGATGCTTAAAGTGACACCGCTTAAGTTTCTTACTCCTGCTGTGGTTTTAGTGGGAATTATTTCTCATACTGCAACTGATGCAGGTTATGTGGTGGTTATCCCACTGGCTGGGGTGATTTTCTTTACCGTTGGTCGTCATCCACTAGCGGGTATTGCAGCAGCGTTCGCTGGTGTTTCTGGCGGTTTTTGCGCAAACTTTATTCCGTCAGGTATCGATCCACTGCTACAAAGCTTTACGCAATCGGCTGCGCAAATAGTCGATCCAGATATTCAAATTAATCCGTTGAATAACTGGTTCTTCGCGGCTTCCTCATGTATTCCTATTGTCTTAGTGATCTGGTACTTAACCGATAAGGTACTAGAGCCAAGGCTGAACCGCACCCACAAGGTGAATACTGAAGAGGTCGATGTGCCTTCTATGGAAGAAAGTACGCCTAAAGAGGAGAAAGCGTTTCGCGTAGCAAGTTTAGTCATGTTAGCAGCGATTATTGGTTTTTTCTCTCTTACTATTTCTGAAACTTCAACACTTAGAGATGCCAATGGCTCGTTAACCAGTTTCAGCGCCCCCTTGATGCAATCAATCGTGCCATTGATCTTCATCTTCTTCGTTATTCCTGGTGTGGTATATGGTTATATGACCGGTACCTTTAAAAACTCCAGTGATGTGGTTCAAGCCATGTCCAAATCTATGAGCGGTATGGCTCACTACATTGTGATGGCATTTTTCTGTGCTCAGTTTGTTGCGGCGTTTTCTGCATCCAATCTTGGGGCCTTGATTGCGGTAGAAGGAGCAAGTGGACTACAAGCGATGAACTTGCCTGCTGAGGTGACCGTTATAGGCATGATCATGCTAGTGGCGTTTGTGAACTTGTTTGTAGGGTCGTCATCGGCTAAATGGGCCTTGATCGGTCCGGTCTTAGTGCCTATGTTGATGCAGCTAAACATTAGCCCAGATCTCTCCCAAGCAGCCTATCGAGTCGGGGATTCCAGCTCAAATATCATTACCCCATTAATGCCTTATTTCCCACTTGTGGTGGTCTATTGTCAGCGTTATGTGAAAAACATAGGAATAGGTACCTTAATATCTATGATGTTGCCGTTTAGCTTATGTTTACTGGCGCTGTGGAGTAGCTGGTTATTGATTTACTGGTCGATCGGTCTGCCGCTAGGCTTGGGGGCCAGCTACACCTATTAA